The nucleotide sequence CGGTCGTTTTTATGTGCCTGAGATCAAGATTTTTCCGTCTCTCGAAGCGCTGTTAACGGCTGTCGACGGACCGGGACTCATTGGACTTCCCGATGCCGATCAACACCTTCCCCTTAGCTTGGAACTCACCGATACGTTGACGCTGCTAATTGGTCCGGAAGGCGATTTCTCATCACGCGAAAAAGAACTTGCCCAAGCTGCCGGCATGACCCCGGTCAGTTTAGGCCCCTATATCTATCGCAGCGAAACGGCTTCCCAATTTTTGATGACCCGCGTTGTTGATCGGCTGGGTTGGCTCGGTCCGCCATTGACGCTGCGCAGACCTGCAGCTGAAGCTGAAAGTTCGGAATGAAAATCCTGTTTCTATGCCAATATTTCCCACCGGAACCGGGCGCGCCTGCAGCGCGTACCCATGAACATGTTCGGGAATGGGCAAAACAAGGACATGATGTCACCGTCATTTGCGGTGTACCCAACCATCCCACCGGCGAAATCCCCGAGGAATATCGCTCACAATTTGTCTATGAATCCATTGTTGACGATGTGCGTGTCCTTCGTTGTTGGTTTTTGACTGCAGCCAATGCGGGACGCGTACGGCGGAGCATCGCCTTCGTCAGTTTTATGGCGGCTGCTTTGTTCTGGGGCGTGGTAAAAGGCGGTAAACCCCATGTGGTAATTGCGACGTCGCCCCAACTGCTTTGCGGCTTGGCGGGAGAATTGCTCGCTCGATTCAAACGCTGCCCCTTTGTATTCGAAGTGCGCGATCTTTGGCCGCAACAGATTATCGATCTTAACGTGCTTCGCAATAAATGGCTGATTCAAATATTGCGCGCTGTGGAAAGTTATTTATATCGGCGCGCTGCCGCCATTGTCACCGTTGCCGAGGCAGCGCGGCATATACTCATCGAGGAAGGCTATGGTGAAGAAAAAATCTTCACAGTAACCAACGCCATCGATCTTGATGTTTTTACACCTCAAGAGCGCACGGGAACCATGCGTTTTCGCTACGGCTGGGGAGATCGGTGCGTTGTCCTTTATATCGGCACCCACGGAATGTCTCAAGGATTGGAGACGGTCTTAGCCGCCGCTCGGATGCTGGCAGATCAACAGCATATCCATTTTGTTTTTGTGGGCTCCGGTGCGGAACGGCAAGGACTCATAGAATTAGCGCAGTCATGGCAGCTTAGCAATGTCGAATTTATAGCCAATCAACCGAGGGAAGAGGTGCCAGAATTTTACGCCGCCGCAGACATTTGCCTGGCACCGTTGAAAAAGTGTGATATCTTTCTCACCAATATACCGAGCAAACTTTTTGAGATCATGGCTTGTGCAAGACCCATTATTCTAGGCGTGGACGGACAGGCACGGGAGGTATTGGAAGCGGCAGACGCAGGTATTTGTGTGCCTCCGGAAGATGTGGAAGCCTTGGCAGAGGCGATCACCCATTTGGACCGTAATCCTGCCCTGCGCGAGACCTACGGACAAAACGGAAGAAACTATGTGGAGATTCATAGTAACCGCTAGGAAAAAGCCTTAGATTTGCTTGAAATACTCCTTAGCGTGCAGCAGCAAAGAAAAGGATCTGTCGATAAACGCTAAGGCTATGACGCTGAACCGTACCTCCCTTCCTAGACCTTGTATGTGTAAAAATCGAATCTACAAAGTTTTAGGGGCGGTTTTGTATTTCATCGCTTCATTGCATAAACTGTAGCCATGAC is from Candidatus Hydrogenedentota bacterium and encodes:
- a CDS encoding glycosyltransferase family 4 protein; translation: MKILFLCQYFPPEPGAPAARTHEHVREWAKQGHDVTVICGVPNHPTGEIPEEYRSQFVYESIVDDVRVLRCWFLTAANAGRVRRSIAFVSFMAAALFWGVVKGGKPHVVIATSPQLLCGLAGELLARFKRCPFVFEVRDLWPQQIIDLNVLRNKWLIQILRAVESYLYRRAAAIVTVAEAARHILIEEGYGEEKIFTVTNAIDLDVFTPQERTGTMRFRYGWGDRCVVLYIGTHGMSQGLETVLAAARMLADQQHIHFVFVGSGAERQGLIELAQSWQLSNVEFIANQPREEVPEFYAAADICLAPLKKCDIFLTNIPSKLFEIMACARPIILGVDGQAREVLEAADAGICVPPEDVEALAEAITHLDRNPALRETYGQNGRNYVEIHSNR